The proteins below come from a single Cylindrospermopsis raciborskii Cr2010 genomic window:
- a CDS encoding NAD(P)H-dependent glycerol-3-phosphate dehydrogenase, protein MLVNEKKFKSILILGAGAWGTTLAKLARVNGNQVTVWSRHGSQHLGDLINNVDMVLSAVSMKGVREVASLVKSFPVSPHTIFVTATKGLDPETTCTPSQIWQTEFPNHSIVVLSGPNLSQEIAQELPAATVVASKNNMAAQVVQQVFSSSRFRVYTNPDPVGVELGGTLKNVMAIAAGICDGLNLGTNAKAALVTRGLAEIIRIGAIFGAKTETFYGLSGLGDLLATCNSPLSRNYQVGYQLARGKTLAEILANLPGTAEGVNTCYVLMHLSREQSIPMPITQQVYRLLESLITPQQALEELMLRGMKSEYHE, encoded by the coding sequence ATGCTAGTTAATGAAAAAAAATTTAAATCTATCCTTATTTTAGGTGCAGGTGCTTGGGGAACAACTCTGGCAAAATTAGCTCGTGTGAATGGCAATCAAGTGACCGTATGGTCGCGTCATGGATCCCAGCATTTAGGTGATCTTATCAATAATGTTGATATGGTCTTATCCGCTGTTTCTATGAAGGGTGTTCGTGAAGTGGCTTCACTAGTTAAGTCCTTTCCTGTCTCTCCCCACACTATATTTGTCACAGCTACTAAAGGTCTAGATCCAGAAACCACTTGTACACCCTCCCAAATTTGGCAAACAGAATTTCCTAATCATTCTATAGTCGTACTCTCAGGGCCTAATTTATCCCAAGAAATTGCTCAAGAATTGCCTGCTGCTACCGTGGTAGCTAGCAAAAACAATATGGCAGCTCAAGTCGTGCAACAAGTCTTTTCATCTAGTCGATTTCGTGTGTATACTAACCCTGACCCGGTAGGTGTGGAACTAGGTGGAACGCTCAAAAACGTCATGGCGATCGCAGCTGGGATTTGTGACGGACTGAACCTAGGAACTAACGCTAAAGCAGCCTTAGTAACTCGTGGCTTAGCGGAAATAATTCGCATTGGAGCAATTTTTGGTGCGAAAACGGAAACTTTTTATGGTTTATCCGGTCTAGGGGACTTGTTAGCAACTTGTAATAGCCCTCTAAGTCGTAATTACCAGGTTGGTTATCAATTGGCCCGTGGAAAAACACTGGCGGAAATTCTTGCCAATCTACCTGGAACAGCGGAAGGGGTGAATACCTGCTACGTCTTGATGCATCTATCTCGAGAACAAAGTATTCCTATGCCCATCACCCAACAAGTTTATCGTTTATTAGAAAGCCTAATCACCCCTCAACAAGCATTAGAAGAACTGATGTTAAGAGGTATGAAGTCCGAGTATCACGAATAG